The Legionella sp. PATHC032 genome has a window encoding:
- the sufD gene encoding Fe-S cluster assembly protein SufD, with product MSDILDYYQQQAQSGVSQIPWLAQLQSKALTDLKRRGFPGRYDEEWKYTLVDSLLQQHFVPPDPTVKPALKTVFDDSPVKNQFLIQNGFISQENEWINDLPENVLILPLSLALIHYADLIKPHLGKILEQEHGFHYLNTAMIQCGVFIYIPAGICLEQPIVLKHRQDQMNQAVYLRHLILMEKESQATLIEEYHGEENICYFTNGITEVFLEAGAKLNHYKIQRESKSAYHLGHLSVKQSASSQFSSHSLNLGGKLVRSDISISMHEEHAQCLMNGIYAPGDGQHVDHHTVVHHLVPNCRSEQDYKGILKGHSRAVFNGKVIVAKNAQHTDAKQQNKNLLLSANAEIDTKPQLEIFADDVLCSHGATVGQLDEEAIFYLATRGISRDEASHYLIQAFANDNLRLIPNRDLADWMGHLLTQQLGYANEY from the coding sequence ATGAGTGATATTTTGGATTATTATCAACAGCAAGCCCAATCAGGTGTATCGCAAATACCTTGGCTTGCGCAGTTGCAGTCTAAAGCATTAACTGATTTGAAGCGTCGTGGTTTTCCCGGTCGGTATGACGAGGAATGGAAGTATACTCTTGTTGACTCCCTATTACAGCAGCATTTTGTACCACCTGATCCTACAGTAAAGCCTGCTCTTAAAACCGTCTTTGATGATTCGCCAGTCAAAAACCAGTTTTTAATACAAAATGGATTCATTTCCCAAGAGAACGAATGGATTAACGATCTGCCTGAGAACGTGTTAATTCTGCCTTTATCTCTTGCTTTAATACATTATGCTGATTTGATTAAGCCTCACCTTGGAAAGATTTTAGAGCAGGAACATGGTTTTCATTATTTAAATACAGCGATGATCCAATGTGGAGTCTTTATTTATATTCCTGCGGGAATTTGCCTGGAACAACCCATTGTTTTAAAGCATAGGCAAGATCAAATGAACCAGGCTGTGTACTTAAGGCATTTGATTCTTATGGAAAAAGAATCCCAGGCTACTCTTATTGAAGAATATCATGGCGAAGAAAACATTTGCTATTTCACCAACGGCATTACCGAAGTGTTTCTGGAGGCAGGTGCGAAACTTAATCATTATAAAATTCAAAGAGAAAGTAAATCAGCTTACCATTTAGGACATTTATCGGTTAAGCAATCCGCATCCAGTCAATTTTCCAGCCACTCGTTAAATTTGGGCGGGAAGTTAGTACGTAGTGATATAAGCATATCCATGCATGAAGAGCATGCACAATGCCTTATGAATGGAATTTACGCGCCAGGAGATGGACAACATGTCGATCATCATACTGTGGTGCATCATTTGGTGCCTAATTGTCGAAGCGAGCAAGATTACAAAGGGATTTTAAAGGGGCATTCCAGAGCGGTATTTAATGGCAAGGTTATTGTAGCCAAGAATGCGCAACATACCGATGCCAAGCAACAAAATAAAAACTTGCTTCTCTCCGCAAACGCAGAAATTGATACCAAACCGCAATTAGAGATTTTCGCTGATGACGTGTTATGTTCGCATGGCGCTACGGTTGGGCAACTGGATGAAGAGGCAATATTTTACCTGGCAACACGTGGTATTAGCCGGGATGAAGCTTCTCATTATTTGATCCAGGCGTTTGCCAATGATAATTTGCGCCTTATTCCGAATCGTGATTTGGCTGATTGGATGGGTCATTTATTAACTCAACAGTTGGGGTACGCAAATGAGTACTAA
- a CDS encoding aminotransferase class V-fold PLP-dependent enzyme: protein MSTNPLLMTSFDVNKIRKDFPVLHQKINEYDLVYFDNAATTQKPKAVIDAIAQFYEKDNSNVHRGVHALSVRATEMYEAARAKVKRFINARSPRECIFVRGTTEAINLVAQSLVAPRILPDEEILITHMEHHSNIVPWQMVCKKMGCKLQVAPISLNGEVILEEFERKLNENTKMVAINYASNSLGTINPVKTMIKMAHEVGAKVLLDGAQATAHLIVDVQDLDCDFYAFSGHKMYGPTGIGVLWGKEELLNSMTPYQGGGEMINSVSFDATEYAAIPQKFEAGTPNIAGAIGLAAAIDYIWSLDLDAIAEYEAQLLNYATKAIESVKGYNIIGTAANKVPIISFVHGKIHAHDIGTILDSEGIAIRSGHHCTMPLMDFYDVAATSRISMSFYNTFKEIDYCMEALQRVKEVFA from the coding sequence ATGAGTACTAATCCGTTATTAATGACATCCTTTGATGTCAACAAAATCAGGAAAGATTTCCCCGTTTTGCATCAGAAAATCAACGAGTATGATTTAGTGTATTTTGATAATGCAGCCACTACTCAAAAACCCAAGGCTGTGATTGATGCTATTGCTCAATTTTATGAGAAGGATAATTCCAACGTACATCGTGGAGTTCATGCCTTGAGTGTCAGGGCTACGGAAATGTATGAGGCAGCCAGAGCAAAGGTAAAACGATTTATTAATGCCAGGTCACCGAGAGAATGTATTTTTGTACGCGGTACGACAGAAGCCATTAACTTAGTGGCTCAGAGCCTTGTAGCTCCTCGTATATTACCTGATGAAGAAATTTTGATAACCCATATGGAACATCATTCCAATATAGTTCCCTGGCAAATGGTTTGCAAGAAAATGGGTTGCAAATTGCAAGTTGCCCCTATTTCTTTAAATGGCGAGGTAATACTTGAAGAGTTTGAAAGAAAATTAAATGAAAACACTAAAATGGTTGCGATCAATTACGCCTCCAATTCTTTAGGAACCATTAATCCTGTAAAAACAATGATTAAAATGGCTCATGAAGTAGGGGCTAAAGTATTACTGGACGGGGCACAGGCAACAGCTCACCTGATTGTAGACGTTCAAGATTTGGATTGCGATTTTTATGCGTTTTCCGGGCATAAAATGTATGGGCCCACAGGAATAGGTGTTTTATGGGGAAAAGAAGAATTATTAAATAGCATGACTCCCTATCAAGGCGGGGGTGAAATGATCAACTCCGTAAGTTTTGACGCAACGGAATACGCAGCCATTCCCCAAAAATTTGAAGCAGGCACCCCCAATATTGCAGGGGCGATTGGTTTGGCTGCTGCAATTGATTACATTTGGTCATTAGATTTGGATGCGATAGCGGAATATGAAGCACAATTATTAAACTATGCTACCAAGGCAATTGAATCAGTGAAAGGGTACAATATTATTGGAACGGCTGCCAACAAAGTACCTATTATTTCTTTTGTCCATGGAAAAATTCATGCCCATGATATTGGAACTATTCTGGATAGTGAAGGTATAGCGATACGCAGCGGGCATCACTGCACTATGCCTTTGATGGATTTCTACGATGTTGCCGCAACCTCTCGTATTTCCATGTCCTTTTATAATACGTTTAAAGAAATTGATTATTGTATGGAAGCCTTACAACGAGTTAAAGAGGTATTCGCATGA
- the sufU gene encoding Fe-S cluster assembly sulfur transfer protein SufU: MSMELRELYQEIIIDHNRNPRNHHAMEDATTEAKGFNPLCGDKLTVYLKLEDDLIRDVSFVGCGCAISQASASLMTDALKGKSIKEAHELFHRVHRMLTQEEEDYLISMDKLTVLAGVKAFPARVKCATLAWHTLEAALNKETEVVKTE, translated from the coding sequence ATGAGTATGGAGTTGCGTGAACTTTACCAGGAAATCATTATCGATCACAATCGTAATCCTCGTAACCATCATGCGATGGAGGACGCGACCACTGAGGCTAAAGGGTTTAATCCTTTATGTGGGGATAAGCTAACAGTGTACCTCAAATTAGAGGATGATTTGATTCGTGATGTCAGTTTTGTTGGATGTGGCTGTGCTATCTCCCAGGCTTCTGCATCGTTAATGACTGATGCCTTAAAGGGCAAATCAATCAAAGAAGCTCATGAGCTGTTTCATCGTGTTCATCGAATGCTGACACAAGAGGAAGAAGATTATTTGATTTCCATGGATAAATTAACAGTTCTTGCCGGAGTTAAAGCATTCCCGGCGCGTGTAAAATGCGCCACTTTGGCGTGGCATACTTTGGAAGCGGCTTTAAACAAAGAAACGGAAGTGGTGAAAACAGAATAA
- a CDS encoding SUF system Fe-S cluster assembly protein, producing MFGFKKKQSNESIKEGVITALRGVFDPEIPVNIYDLGLIYDIAVNDEGHVHIQMTLTTPGCPVAQTFPGTVEQAVNQVEGVSDCTVELVWEPPWTQDRMTEAARLELGIFY from the coding sequence ATGTTTGGTTTTAAGAAAAAACAGAGTAACGAATCAATAAAGGAAGGCGTTATTACCGCGTTGAGGGGAGTTTTTGATCCCGAAATTCCGGTCAATATTTATGATCTGGGTTTGATTTATGATATTGCCGTTAATGACGAAGGCCATGTTCATATTCAGATGACGCTAACGACCCCAGGGTGCCCTGTGGCGCAAACCTTTCCCGGTACGGTGGAGCAGGCGGTCAATCAGGTTGAAGGAGTCAGCGATTGCACCGTTGAGTTGGTGTGGGAGCCGCCTTGGACCCAAGATCGCATGACAGAAGCTGCTCGTCTGGAGTTGGGAATATTTTATTGA
- the epmA gene encoding elongation factor P--(R)-beta-lysine ligase yields the protein MSDNSWLPSASIQLLRARAELIGKIRQFFTERQYLEVETPVMARHGVTDVYLSNIKAIFRGETYYLQTSPEYHMKRLLAAGSGPIFQLARVFRDDELGRWHNPEFTLLEWYQLDINHHVLMDEVDLLLQIILKSQPMIRKTYQQAFEEACGIDPFSASIEQFTKILAQHGLDGVLSPHEQDRDQYLFLLMSHVVEPFLAEESTPVAVYHFPASQAALAQVKEGVAERFEVYYQGVELANGFHELTDVEAQKKRFMLDQQHRKQKGLTAMEADAYLLEALEHGLPPCSGVALGIDRLLALALKQSSIEKILSFNFSRS from the coding sequence ATGTCAGATAACTCCTGGTTACCCTCTGCTTCAATTCAATTATTACGTGCTCGAGCGGAGCTAATAGGTAAAATCCGTCAATTCTTTACTGAACGCCAATATCTGGAAGTGGAAACCCCTGTGATGGCGCGGCATGGGGTTACTGATGTTTACCTGAGCAATATCAAGGCGATTTTCAGAGGTGAAACATACTACTTACAAACTTCTCCCGAATACCATATGAAACGGCTGCTCGCTGCTGGCAGCGGGCCTATTTTTCAATTAGCGCGAGTTTTTCGCGATGACGAGTTAGGGCGTTGGCATAATCCGGAATTTACTTTACTTGAATGGTATCAATTAGATATCAATCACCATGTTTTGATGGATGAAGTGGATTTGTTATTACAAATTATTCTTAAATCCCAGCCTATGATCAGAAAAACCTATCAACAGGCCTTTGAAGAGGCTTGCGGTATTGACCCTTTTTCTGCATCCATAGAACAATTCACCAAGATATTAGCACAGCATGGTTTAGATGGTGTCTTATCTCCTCACGAACAAGACAGGGATCAATATCTGTTTTTATTAATGAGTCATGTCGTGGAGCCTTTTTTGGCAGAAGAATCAACCCCCGTTGCTGTGTATCACTTCCCTGCCTCCCAGGCTGCCTTGGCACAAGTAAAGGAAGGCGTAGCTGAGCGTTTTGAAGTGTACTATCAGGGAGTTGAACTGGCTAATGGTTTTCATGAGTTGACCGATGTCGAGGCGCAAAAAAAGCGTTTTATGCTGGATCAGCAACATAGAAAGCAAAAGGGATTGACGGCAATGGAAGCCGATGCCTATCTTTTGGAAGCCCTGGAACATGGGTTACCACCGTGCAGCGGGGTAGCCTTGGGGATTGATCGATTGTTGGCGCTCGCTTTAAAACAGTCAAGCATTGAAAAAATTCTCTCATTTAATTTTTCAAGATCTTAA
- a CDS encoding SAM-dependent methyltransferase, with translation MELPNHFSTVYVSKPEFIETLCEELGEVSNKIGSLIFSPHQKLDVCFALDVWLEPETVTFQSISEAAKILRQAGKFWYLHPLTEIRRSRLIEEQLRKCPPLMSHFPVAHDIPPIGVFSLLDRNTLLFSAKRLKKWPDGQCYFIEDKVNPPNRAYLKLWEALFLLNKYPKPSETVLDLGASPGGWTYVMQSLGTQVTSVDKAELDTKIMALPRVSFLKQSAFALDPEQLTESYDWVLSDVACYPDRAYTLIKKWIASKKAKHLIFTIKLQGETDLNTIKRFQSIPASRVINLFYNKHEVTFFYPV, from the coding sequence ATGGAACTGCCCAATCATTTCTCTACTGTCTATGTGTCAAAACCAGAATTTATAGAAACACTTTGTGAGGAGTTAGGCGAAGTATCCAATAAAATAGGCTCTCTCATTTTTTCTCCTCATCAGAAACTTGATGTTTGTTTCGCACTGGATGTATGGCTTGAACCTGAGACAGTAACATTTCAATCCATTTCAGAAGCAGCAAAAATATTGCGGCAAGCCGGAAAATTCTGGTATTTGCACCCTCTTACTGAAATTCGCCGATCGCGCTTGATTGAGGAACAACTTCGCAAATGCCCACCACTCATGTCCCATTTTCCAGTAGCCCATGACATTCCACCCATAGGCGTATTTAGCCTTCTTGATAGAAACACTCTACTCTTTAGCGCCAAACGACTAAAAAAATGGCCGGATGGACAATGTTATTTTATTGAAGACAAAGTTAATCCTCCAAACAGAGCTTATTTAAAATTATGGGAAGCCTTGTTCCTGTTAAATAAATACCCCAAGCCTAGTGAAACAGTTTTAGATTTGGGAGCATCCCCGGGAGGTTGGACTTACGTGATGCAATCACTCGGAACTCAAGTCACTTCCGTCGATAAAGCAGAACTGGATACAAAAATCATGGCGCTTCCCAGAGTTAGTTTCTTAAAGCAAAGCGCCTTTGCCTTAGATCCTGAACAACTCACAGAGTCTTATGACTGGGTGCTTTCCGATGTTGCCTGCTATCCTGACAGAGCCTACACCCTCATCAAAAAATGGATAGCATCAAAAAAAGCAAAACATTTGATTTTTACCATCAAACTACAGGGAGAAACGGACTTAAATACAATCAAACGATTTCAATCCATACCTGCTTCCAGAGTGATAAATCTGTTTTATAACAAACATGAAGTTACTTTTTTTTATCCGGTATAA